One Ostrea edulis chromosome 2, xbOstEdul1.1, whole genome shotgun sequence genomic region harbors:
- the LOC125681081 gene encoding heat shock 70 kDa protein 12A-like has protein sequence MSTVPAVVAAIDFGTAYSGYAFSFRHELLEKPPKINTCNWLAGSQSLISLKTPSVVLLKPDRTFHSFGYEAENKYGQLTEDKQHKGWLYFKRFKMVLHKNKSLTRTTTIKDVNDEEMPAKTIFTMAIQYLKGHLMETVMKRVDAIEENQVRWVVTLPAIWDEGAKQFMMEAAIDAGIDRKQLMFALEPEAASIYCNNVPVGIKSYSDKEPRPFILEPGTQYMVLDIGGGTADITVHEVQAGEKLREIHHVTGGAWGGTKVDDAFYQFLAKIFGNNVLTALKDESLEDYLRLFRDFETKKRTITPDMEEDVTITLPFLLMDIFRNETQEKLSDTIKQTRFAKTVKYKNGKLKVKAHIFKDFFDGALQGIVTHIDDIMKSFPEDSISIILLVGGFSESNMVLKKIRELFPDKKVITPADPGLAVLKGAVLFGYTPTVVSSRISRYTIGLEVNVPFIDHLHRYEHKFERPDGKAMCQHIFESLVQKGEHVCAGHKKENTYTPSEVDAITGIGIYQSTSQNPVYTTEKTCSKIGTIVLRKPNGGWSKDAQIHAAVEFGGTQFDVALTDDCLDETYRHSYDFLTN, from the exons ATGAGCACAGTTCCTGCAGTAGTGGCCGCCATTGACTTTGGCACGGCATATTCCGGATATGCATTTTCATTTCGCCACGAACTGTTAGAGAAACCGCCTAAAATCAACACCTGTAACTGGCTTGCTGGCAGCCAGTCATTAATTTCCCTGAAGACCCCGTCTGTTGTTCTGTTGAAGCCGGACAGAACTTTCCATTCATTTGGATACGAAGCTGAGAATAAATACGGACAACTGACAGAAGATAAACAGCACAAAGGATGGCTTTACTTTAAGCGCTTCAAGATGGTGCTCCATAAAAACAAG AGTCTCACACGCACGACCACAATTAAAGATGTAAACGACGAAGAAATGCCCGCCAAAACCATTTTTACTATGGCAATACAGTACCTGAAAGGTCATCTAATGGAAACGGTGATGAAGAGAGTGGACGCCATTGAAGAGAACCAGGTTCGCTGGGTGGTCACCCTTCCTGCCATCTGGGATGAGGGCGCCAAACAGTTCATGATGGAAGCCGCAATTGAT GCTGGTATTGACAGGAAACAGCTGATGTTCGCCTTGGAGCCGGAGGCAGCTTCTATTTATTGCAACAACGTTCCTGTTGGGATTAAGTCCTACAGCGATAAGGAACCAAGACCATTCATTCTGGAACCGGGAACCCAATATATGGTGTTAGATATAGGAG GAGGAACAGCTGACATTACGGTTCATGAAGTACAGGCTGGTGAGAAATTACGCGAAATCCACCATGTCACGGGCGGGGCGTGGGGAGGAACCAAAGTGGACGACGCTTTCTACCAATTCCTGGCAAAGATATTCGGAAATAATGTTCTGACAGCTCTTAAAGACGAGAGTTTAGAGGATTACCTGCGACTTTTCCGCGATTTCGAAACAAAGAAACGTACAATCACCCCAGACATGGAAGAAGATGTAACTATAACACTGCCCTTTCTTTTGATGGATATTTTCAGAAACGAAACACAAGAGAAGCTCTCAGATACCATAAAACAGACACGTTTTGCAAAGACAGTGAaatacaaaaatggaaaactaaAAGTCAAAGcacatattttcaaagatttttttgatGGAGCACTACAAGGAATAGTCACCCATATCGACGATATAATGAAATCTTTTCCAGAAGATTCGATTTCAATAATTCTTCTTGTGGGTGGTTTTTCTGAATCCAATATGGTTTTGAAGAAAATAAGGGAATTATTTCCCGATAAGAAAGTTATCACACCCGCCGATCCAGGATTAGCAGTCTTAAAAGGGGCCGTGTTATTTGGGTATACTCCAACCGTTGTTTCATCGCGTATTAGTCGCTACACCATTGGATTGGAAGTAAATGTGCCATTTATTGACCACCTCCATCGATATGAACACAAATTCGAAAGACCAGATGGGAAAGCCATGTGTCAACACATTTTTGAATCACTTGTGCAGAAAGGTGAGCATGTCTGTGCTGGCCATAAGAAAGAAAATACGTATACACCTAGTGAGGTGGACGCCATCACGGGAATAGGAATCTACCAATCAACATCACAGAATCCCGTATATACCACCGAGAAAACATGCTCGAAAATTGGCACCATTGTACTTCGAAAACCAAACGGAGGCTGGTCTAAAGATGCTCAGATTCACGCTGCTGTTGAGTTCGGAGGCACACAGTTCGACGTGGCATTGACAGATGATTGTCTTGATGAAACGTACAGACACTCTTACGACTTTCTTACAAATTAA